The following coding sequences are from one Triticum dicoccoides isolate Atlit2015 ecotype Zavitan chromosome 4A, WEW_v2.0, whole genome shotgun sequence window:
- the LOC119285031 gene encoding cytochrome P450 90B2-like, translating to MAAIMASITSELLFFLPFILLALLTFYTSAVAKCHGLHRWSGRTKKRRPNLPPGAVGWPFIGETFGYLRAHPATSIGQFMDQHIARYGKIYRSSLFGDRTVVSADAGLNRYVLQNEGRLFECSYPRSIGGILGKWSMLVLVGDPHREMRSISLNFLSSVRLRAVLLPEVERHTLLVLRDWLPSSSSAVFSAQHEAKKFTFNLMAKNIMSMDPGEEETERLRLEYITFMKGVVSAPLNFPGTAYWKALKSRATILGVIERKMEERLEKMNKEASSMEEDDLLGWAMKQSNLSKEQILDLLLSLLFAGHETSSMALALAIFFLEGCPKAVEELREEHLEIARRQKLRGECKLSWEDYKEMVFTQCVINETLRLGNVVRFLHRKVIRDVHYNGYDIPSGWKILPVLAAVHLDSSLYEDPSSFNPWRWQGNASGVAQNSNFMPYGGGTRLCAGSELAKLEMAIFLHHLVLNFRWELAEPDQAFVYPFVDFPKGLPIRVHRIAQEEEGEGE from the exons ATGGCCGCCATCATGGCCTCCATAACCAGCGAGCTCCTTTTCTTCCTCCCCTTCATCCTCCTGGCCCTGCTCACCTTCTACACCAGCGCCGTGGCTAAATGCCATGGCCTCCACCGGTGGAGCGGCCGGACCAAGAAGAGGCGGCCGAACCTGCCGCCCGGCGCCGTCGGCTGGCCCTTCATCGGCGAGACCTTCGGGTACCTCCGCGCCCACCCGGCCACCTCCATCGGCCAGTTCATGGACCAGCACATCGCACG GTACGGGAAGATATACCGGTCGAGCCTGTTCGGGGACCGGACGGTGGTGTCGGCGGACGCGGGGCTGAACCGGTACGTCCTGCAGAACGAGGGCCGGCTGTTCGAGTGCAGCTACCCGCGGAGCATCGGCGGCATCCTTGGCAAATGGTCCATGCTGGTGCTCGTCGGCGACCCCCACCGCGAGATGCGCTCCATCTCCCTCAACTTCCTCAGCTCCGTCCGCCTCCGCGCCGTGCTCCTCCCGGAGGTGGAGCGCCACACCCTCCTCGTCCTCCGCGACTGgctgccttcctcctcctccgccgtcttctccgcccagCACGAAGCCAAGAAG TTCACGTTTAACCTGATGGCGAAGAACATCATGAGCATGGACCCCGGCGAGGAGGAGACGGAGCGGCTGAGGCTCGAGTACATCACGTTCATGAAGGGGGTGGTGTCCGCGCCCCTCAACTTCCCCGGCACGGCCTACTGGAAGGCCCTCAAG TCGCGAGCCACCATACTTGGAGTAATAGAGAGGAAAATGGAGGAGAGGCTTGAGAAAATGAACAAGGAGGCCTCGAGCATGGAAGAAGATGATCTTCTCGGGTGGGCGATGAAGCAATCCAATCTTTCGAAAGAACAAATATTGGACCTCTTGCTGAGCCTGCTCTTTGCCGGGCATGAGACATCGTCAATGGCGCTTGCCCTCGCCATCTTCTTCCTCGAAGGTTGCCCTAAAGCCGTCGAAGAACTGCGG GAGGAGCATCTTGAGATTGCTAGGAGACAGAAGCTGAGAGGGGAGTGCAAGCTGAGCTGGGAAGACTACAAAGAGATGGTTTTCACGCAATGC GTTATAAACGAGACCTTGCGGCTAGGCAACGTGGTCAGGTTCCTGCACCGGAAGGTCATTCGAGATGTGCACTACAATG GGTATGACATTCCGAGCGGGTGGAAAATTCTGCCGGTGTTAGCGGCGGTGCATCTCGACTCGTCGCTCTACGAGGACCCCAGCAGCTTCAACCCTTGGAGATGGCAG GGCAACGCGTCTGGGGTGGCGCAGAACAGCAACTTCATGCCCTACGGCGGCGGCACGAGGCTCTGCGCCGGGTCGGAGCTCGCCAAGCTCGAGATGGCCATCTTCCTGCACCACCTGGTGCTCAACTTCCGGTGGGAGCTCGCCGAGCCGGACCAGGCGTTCGTCTACCCGTTCGTCGACTTCCCCAAGGGGCTGCCCATCAGGGTCCATAGGATTGcgcaggaggaggaaggagaaggggagTAA